From Denitrovibrio acetiphilus DSM 12809, the proteins below share one genomic window:
- a CDS encoding flavodoxin-like protein produces MKIAIIYASRYGSTGEISEWIAQRFSAEGFSADAVNVNNAELTGGHDLVLLGSGIYSHKFLPEMESFITENVSSLSATHSAIFGVAMQTEPVLMNGKAVGGITMLTKYACELGSKCIGGTMLHGEMVHSRMTDEDKEGLNKFYTILNLSPEELKKRKSPRTTMNKTECWDFAEKLIAKINRGIK; encoded by the coding sequence ATGAAAATAGCAATTATTTACGCCAGCAGATACGGCTCTACCGGAGAAATATCTGAATGGATAGCCCAAAGATTCTCAGCAGAAGGTTTTTCTGCCGACGCTGTAAATGTAAATAATGCCGAGCTAACCGGGGGGCACGACCTTGTGCTCCTCGGTTCCGGCATTTACAGCCATAAGTTTCTGCCGGAGATGGAAAGCTTCATCACAGAGAACGTTTCCTCTTTGTCTGCAACACATTCCGCAATTTTCGGAGTAGCTATGCAAACAGAGCCTGTTCTTATGAACGGGAAAGCAGTAGGCGGAATAACCATGCTGACAAAATACGCATGCGAGCTCGGCAGTAAATGCATCGGCGGAACAATGCTCCACGGAGAAATGGTTCACAGCAGGATGACGGACGAAGATAAAGAAGGACTAAATAAGTTTTATACCATACTTAACCTTTCACCCGAAGAATTAAAAAAGCGGAAAAGTCCGCGCACAACAATGAATAAAACAGAATGCTGGGACTTTGCCGAAAAACTCATTGCAAAGATAAACAGAGGGATAAAATGA
- a CDS encoding TonB-dependent receptor plug domain-containing protein produces the protein MRKSILALMSVCLCTFNVWASDINVQTEEVEVTATRTKKVAKEVPMSLSVVGQEEIKKSTVTSVADLLKDLPGVQLTSTGSAGIYRLSLRGESGSRALVMVDGIKISEQKSMDGAPLLIDINSIERIEVIKGPASVLYGSEAIGGAINIISKRYADKPIQGMISSTYNSGVDGISSYVTLYGSTNGFYYRGEGTKTKANNREDTDGDEIENTEFSNTNMRFLVGYQNDAFDIGIEHTSYRSNNEVSTGLEDAPTFAMDMELPVWNRRKTSVYAEYKKPIGAISKIRLDAYQQKTLKEFDNNMYMTMAMGPVTTTMESLSNTENDLITTGVNLQVDFDITDTNMLIAGVEIMKDELDVDESKKTFGAPVYSSYHSEAEQLSKAFFIHDEQMLGENFILSGGLRYTSIDSELTDTDNPSYEKNDSNDSSTVGSLALVYTGVKNTAFRALYSRGYRTPNLQQLYMGTTHGSTTPTYSNPDLDSEVSNNFEVGVRFDNKKFDADLALFYNKAKDYITTILTTRNGSDARVFTNVDEATTKGAELTTGYRIADFRPYLTGTYLHKKYETDGFSTTKNGMPETFGRAGVTYDRAFGQSAFGVDIYARYAGRAEEESSTGDVTKTGGYTTYNLQLDYTYAFESGRRFMVTAEALNINNKEYQLAMSTLEETGRHYTLKASLEF, from the coding sequence ATGAGAAAGAGTATTCTTGCTCTTATGTCCGTTTGTCTGTGTACATTCAATGTATGGGCTTCGGATATAAATGTGCAAACAGAAGAAGTTGAAGTAACGGCAACGAGAACGAAAAAGGTTGCCAAAGAGGTTCCTATGAGCCTCTCTGTCGTAGGTCAGGAAGAGATAAAGAAATCCACAGTAACATCTGTTGCAGACCTTTTAAAAGACCTCCCAGGAGTGCAGCTCACATCAACCGGCTCAGCAGGTATCTACAGGCTCAGCCTCAGGGGAGAATCGGGCTCACGTGCACTTGTCATGGTGGACGGTATCAAGATTTCCGAACAGAAATCTATGGACGGCGCGCCTCTACTCATCGATATAAACAGCATCGAGAGAATCGAAGTTATCAAAGGACCGGCATCTGTTCTTTATGGTTCCGAGGCTATCGGCGGCGCTATCAACATCATCAGCAAAAGATATGCAGACAAGCCCATCCAGGGGATGATCTCATCAACCTACAACTCAGGCGTTGACGGGATAAGCAGTTATGTAACGCTGTACGGCTCCACAAACGGATTTTACTACCGCGGCGAAGGGACTAAAACAAAGGCAAATAACAGGGAAGACACCGACGGTGACGAAATAGAGAATACAGAGTTCTCAAATACAAACATGCGTTTTCTTGTGGGCTATCAGAACGATGCTTTTGATATAGGTATTGAACATACAAGCTACCGCTCAAACAACGAAGTCAGCACAGGTCTTGAAGATGCCCCTACCTTTGCAATGGATATGGAATTGCCTGTCTGGAACAGACGTAAGACATCAGTTTATGCTGAGTACAAAAAGCCGATAGGAGCAATTTCCAAAATCAGGCTGGACGCATACCAGCAGAAAACGTTGAAAGAATTCGACAATAATATGTATATGACCATGGCTATGGGACCTGTGACGACAACAATGGAATCACTCTCAAACACTGAAAATGATCTCATAACAACTGGTGTCAACTTACAGGTGGATTTTGATATAACAGATACAAACATGCTGATTGCAGGTGTTGAGATCATGAAAGATGAGCTTGATGTGGACGAGAGTAAGAAAACTTTCGGCGCTCCGGTGTACTCAAGCTATCACAGTGAAGCAGAGCAGCTCAGTAAAGCATTTTTTATCCATGATGAACAAATGCTCGGGGAAAATTTCATCCTCAGCGGCGGTCTCAGATATACATCCATAGACTCAGAACTGACCGATACTGACAACCCAAGTTACGAAAAAAATGACTCTAACGACAGCAGTACAGTGGGCAGCTTAGCCCTTGTGTATACAGGTGTGAAAAATACTGCTTTCAGAGCTCTTTACTCCAGAGGTTACAGAACGCCAAACTTGCAGCAGCTTTACATGGGGACGACACATGGCTCAACCACGCCTACATATTCTAATCCAGACCTTGACTCTGAAGTGTCCAACAACTTTGAAGTCGGCGTAAGGTTTGACAACAAGAAGTTTGATGCAGATTTAGCTCTCTTCTACAACAAAGCAAAGGATTATATAACAACTATCCTGACAACAAGAAACGGCTCTGATGCAAGGGTTTTCACCAACGTTGATGAGGCAACAACCAAAGGCGCAGAACTTACAACAGGATACAGGATAGCCGATTTCAGACCATACCTGACAGGTACATATCTTCATAAAAAATATGAAACCGATGGATTCTCCACAACTAAAAACGGTATGCCTGAAACATTCGGGCGTGCAGGTGTAACCTATGACAGAGCTTTCGGACAGTCAGCATTCGGTGTTGACATATACGCCAGATATGCAGGCAGAGCAGAAGAGGAGAGCAGTACCGGCGACGTAACAAAGACAGGTGGTTACACAACTTATAACCTCCAGCTTGACTACACATATGCCTTTGAAAGCGGCAGAAGATTTATGGTCACTGCGGAAGCACTCAACATCAACAACAAAGAATATCAGCTTGCTATGTCCACTCTCGAGGAGACGGGCAGACACTATACTCTGAAAGCAAGCCTGGAATTCTAA
- a CDS encoding Com family DNA-binding transcriptional regulator, with protein sequence MNCNTDCTCIEIRCKRCKRLLMKGVVKNVEIKCPKCGYIQMFEETKLIKNSR encoded by the coding sequence ATGAACTGTAACACTGACTGCACATGCATTGAAATAAGATGTAAAAGGTGTAAAAGACTTCTCATGAAAGGGGTTGTGAAAAACGTTGAAATCAAATGCCCTAAATGCGGTTACATTCAGATGTTTGAGGAAACAAAACTGATCAAAAATAGCCGATAA
- a CDS encoding energy transducer TonB has translation MINEKFKVYAIAVVFAFAVHIPLAVYKLKTKTPAEPDKPKRLSVSLIKMTTEQAEAPEVPTPETLQKKQEPKPEIIKKPEKKAIKKKPEPAKKKKAAVKPVIKEQAPEHPAKQITAAVPVVKENVIQTEEKPPEPAKPRFNADAYANALIAEVEANKSYPYMAKRKGHEGIAVVALKLSPGGEAAAVQIARSSGSGILDKEALKLVKSVLPLPNDSEDELNIMIPIRYKLN, from the coding sequence ATGATAAATGAAAAATTTAAAGTATATGCAATAGCTGTGGTTTTTGCGTTTGCAGTACACATACCTCTGGCTGTTTATAAGCTTAAAACAAAAACTCCGGCAGAACCGGACAAACCGAAAAGACTTTCGGTAAGCCTCATAAAAATGACTACAGAACAGGCTGAGGCTCCTGAGGTACCAACCCCGGAAACCTTACAAAAAAAACAGGAGCCAAAGCCTGAAATAATAAAAAAACCAGAAAAAAAAGCGATAAAAAAGAAACCTGAACCTGCGAAAAAGAAAAAAGCTGCCGTGAAACCCGTGATAAAAGAGCAAGCTCCGGAACATCCGGCAAAGCAGATTACAGCAGCAGTGCCTGTGGTTAAAGAAAATGTAATACAAACTGAAGAAAAACCGCCGGAACCAGCAAAACCCCGCTTTAACGCAGACGCATACGCAAACGCACTTATAGCAGAAGTTGAGGCAAACAAGTCATACCCTTATATGGCAAAACGCAAAGGGCATGAAGGGATCGCGGTAGTTGCTCTGAAGCTTAGCCCCGGGGGGGAAGCCGCTGCTGTTCAGATAGCCAGATCAAGCGGATCCGGCATACTGGACAAAGAGGCTCTGAAGCTTGTTAAATCTGTGTTGCCGTTACCAAACGACTCAGAAGATGAACTGAATATTATGATACCAATACGATATAAGTTAAATTGA
- a CDS encoding ExbD/TolR family protein, producing the protein MIEFDVFKKGDRSPDMTPMIDMVFLLLIFFLLTSVFQSTAIETDLPSSSTAHTQEDKPIVIAVKNDGKLYFNDRLIEAPELKYLLKCELENKNMHEVSIASDKNVDFQQIIALMDIARDSGAESVSFLTENDK; encoded by the coding sequence ATGATAGAATTTGATGTTTTCAAAAAAGGCGATCGTTCACCTGACATGACCCCTATGATAGATATGGTTTTCCTTCTTCTTATCTTTTTTCTGCTTACATCAGTTTTCCAGTCAACCGCCATTGAAACTGACCTCCCCTCAAGCAGCACAGCACATACTCAGGAAGACAAGCCGATTGTCATTGCTGTCAAAAACGACGGTAAACTATATTTTAACGACAGACTCATTGAAGCTCCAGAACTTAAATATCTCTTAAAATGTGAACTTGAAAATAAAAATATGCACGAAGTCTCTATAGCGTCCGACAAGAATGTTGATTTTCAACAGATAATAGCTCTTATGGACATAGCGAGGGATTCCGGTGCAGAGTCTGTTTCGTTTCTGACTGAAAATGATAAATGA
- a CDS encoding MotA/TolQ/ExbB proton channel family protein, protein MIINILSIPDTLKNRKTMLITLLIEKGGFLMYPLFFCSLLLITIFFERLWFYISNRSDAEKYRQAKQLVENGRFGDAKNVLNGSKGALERVFLEVLNNLRCSRHDLEHIVSNKGVQELQRFNKNLHIMELIGRIAPMLGLSGTVVGMVAAFQAVASSTGGAVNPALLASGIWESLLTTVAGLFVGIPALIFYHFFEKQFVIKSIDLKIKGEEIVRLFGECNDRI, encoded by the coding sequence ATGATAATCAATATCTTATCAATTCCAGACACTTTAAAAAACAGGAAAACAATGCTTATAACACTCTTAATCGAAAAAGGCGGATTTCTTATGTATCCGCTGTTCTTTTGTTCATTGTTGCTTATTACAATCTTTTTCGAAAGATTGTGGTTTTACATATCAAACAGATCAGATGCAGAGAAGTACCGTCAGGCAAAACAACTGGTGGAAAACGGCAGATTCGGCGATGCAAAAAATGTTCTGAACGGTTCCAAAGGCGCTTTGGAACGTGTTTTTCTCGAAGTGCTTAATAACCTGCGCTGTTCCAGACACGACCTCGAACACATTGTATCCAACAAAGGAGTTCAGGAGCTTCAGCGTTTCAACAAGAATCTGCACATTATGGAACTCATTGGTCGTATAGCTCCTATGCTTGGGCTTTCCGGTACTGTGGTAGGAATGGTTGCTGCCTTTCAGGCGGTAGCTTCGTCAACAGGCGGTGCGGTGAACCCTGCCCTCCTCGCCTCTGGGATATGGGAATCTCTGCTTACTACAGTAGCAGGGCTTTTTGTGGGAATTCCCGCTTTGATTTTCTATCATTTTTTTGAAAAACAATTTGTTATCAAATCAATAGATCTGAAAATCAAGGGGGAGGAAATCGTAAGATTGTTCGGAGAGTGCAATGATAGAATTTGA